In Pedobacter sp. W3I1, one DNA window encodes the following:
- the ligD gene encoding non-homologous end-joining DNA ligase has product MAERKNHHPDTGGMPEHVDPMLCTLVKAPVESGEYLYELKWDGYRMISRVENKQVRMNSRSGLDYTVKYPLIAEALLSLSHDLMIDGEVVVLNEEGKPDFDTLQLYNGKRTPIRYCVFDLLYLDGNSLMELPLYQRKGLLETLIKKNDIFLFSESFEDGKALYEKVLEDNLEGIVAKKKDSTYIPGSRGYEWLKVPTRKRQEFVIGGWAESDKSRSFKSLLFGAYENGKLQWIGRSGGGYKQSEMPGILKQLQEIETSKSPFENKILDTKGAKTHYVKPHLVANFEFATWTKSGRIRKPATFLGFRKDKDPKDVVLEVPQEIQALEEVLQEQQEEESGEEQQINAGDQENIKNPDLDKYHKKRSFDITPEPEGGSPESEKLLFVVQKHNASHLHYDFRLEIRGVLKSWAVPKGPSMDPADHRLAMEVEDHPFDYKDFEGIIPEGQYGGGTVMVWDQGTYEPAEKILGKKEQEHWLLSSYYKNKLSIVLHGKKLKGRFNLVKTYGKAENAWLLTKVKDGEELDMDITKKDQSVISGLTILEIAMDSHSKVWQSNRSNAGEVESKTNEEEAELEAELAGPEILDEPSDEGEMVRQVIHATIGALFPKLKNKRSTRSKQSTESNWNKIFEEKIKSEGTIVIEKETLQLTNIEKKLWKRLNKAGLIAYYNSIAEYLLPHIKNRPLSLYIKNISAGAPGFYIKDMEGFEPDFMDIHSTVRKHKVKSKADVIDYAVCNNLPSLLWLINLGCIDINPWNSVTSNPEQPDYIAIDLDPSDEDFKKVIRTAQAARKYLQEKGLVAFIKTSGKTGMHIFIPCKGFTYPQARQLAEHICAEIHNRVPLFTTLEVSVEKRGKKLFVDFSQNDQGDTLASVYSVRPAREPNVSAPLEWNELNNDIKPSDFTVENMLVRLKEKGDLWKDLQSLKIKSKNTKILRQLF; this is encoded by the coding sequence ATGGCAGAACGCAAAAACCATCATCCGGATACCGGGGGCATGCCTGAGCATGTCGATCCGATGCTCTGTACCCTGGTAAAAGCGCCCGTTGAAAGCGGGGAATATTTGTATGAGCTCAAATGGGACGGCTACCGCATGATCTCCAGGGTAGAAAATAAACAGGTGAGGATGAATTCCCGCAGCGGTTTGGATTATACAGTTAAATATCCCTTAATTGCCGAGGCCTTACTGTCACTGAGCCATGACCTGATGATCGACGGCGAGGTTGTGGTGCTGAATGAGGAGGGCAAACCTGATTTTGATACACTCCAGCTTTATAACGGCAAAAGAACACCCATCCGTTACTGCGTATTTGACCTGTTGTACCTTGATGGGAACAGCCTGATGGAGCTTCCCCTTTACCAGCGCAAAGGGCTCCTGGAAACCCTTATTAAAAAAAACGATATTTTCCTATTCAGTGAGAGTTTTGAAGATGGAAAGGCGCTTTATGAAAAAGTACTGGAAGATAACCTGGAAGGGATTGTTGCCAAGAAAAAAGACAGCACTTATATCCCCGGATCGAGGGGATATGAATGGTTGAAGGTTCCTACACGTAAGCGCCAGGAATTCGTGATCGGTGGATGGGCGGAATCTGATAAATCGAGGTCTTTCAAATCCCTGCTGTTTGGGGCTTATGAAAACGGAAAGCTGCAATGGATCGGGCGTTCTGGTGGAGGGTACAAACAGTCGGAAATGCCGGGTATCCTAAAACAGTTACAGGAGATTGAAACCTCAAAATCGCCCTTTGAAAACAAAATCCTGGACACAAAAGGTGCTAAAACCCATTACGTTAAACCCCACCTTGTTGCCAATTTTGAATTTGCCACCTGGACCAAATCCGGAAGGATACGCAAACCTGCTACCTTCCTGGGATTCCGTAAAGATAAAGACCCAAAAGATGTGGTACTCGAAGTGCCACAGGAAATTCAGGCCTTGGAAGAGGTTTTGCAAGAGCAGCAGGAAGAAGAATCCGGAGAGGAACAGCAAATAAATGCTGGTGATCAGGAAAATATCAAGAATCCTGATCTTGACAAGTATCATAAAAAACGAAGCTTCGATATTACGCCTGAACCTGAAGGAGGCAGCCCCGAAAGTGAAAAGCTGCTTTTTGTGGTCCAGAAACACAATGCCTCCCATCTGCATTATGATTTCAGGCTGGAGATCAGGGGTGTACTAAAATCATGGGCAGTACCAAAAGGGCCATCTATGGATCCTGCAGACCACCGCCTGGCCATGGAAGTGGAAGACCACCCTTTTGATTATAAAGATTTTGAGGGAATTATCCCCGAGGGACAGTATGGCGGGGGTACGGTTATGGTATGGGACCAGGGCACATACGAACCGGCAGAAAAAATATTGGGCAAAAAAGAGCAGGAACACTGGTTGCTTTCCTCTTACTATAAAAACAAACTCAGTATTGTCCTGCACGGAAAAAAACTCAAGGGCAGGTTCAACCTGGTGAAAACCTACGGCAAGGCGGAAAATGCCTGGCTGCTGACCAAGGTTAAGGACGGCGAAGAACTTGATATGGATATCACTAAAAAGGATCAGTCTGTTATTTCCGGCCTTACTATACTAGAAATCGCAATGGACAGCCATTCAAAGGTTTGGCAGAGCAACCGCAGCAATGCCGGAGAGGTTGAATCAAAGACCAATGAAGAAGAAGCGGAACTGGAAGCTGAGCTGGCTGGCCCGGAAATACTGGATGAACCGAGCGATGAAGGGGAAATGGTAAGGCAGGTTATACATGCTACCATTGGCGCTCTTTTCCCCAAATTAAAGAACAAACGCTCTACCCGCAGCAAGCAATCAACGGAGAGCAACTGGAACAAAATTTTTGAAGAGAAGATCAAATCTGAAGGGACGATAGTGATTGAAAAAGAAACCCTGCAACTTACCAATATCGAAAAGAAACTTTGGAAAAGGCTCAATAAAGCCGGCCTGATTGCCTATTACAATAGTATTGCTGAATACCTATTACCACATATCAAAAACCGTCCATTGTCCCTGTATATCAAAAATATCAGCGCCGGAGCACCGGGGTTTTATATCAAGGATATGGAAGGCTTCGAGCCAGATTTTATGGATATTCACTCTACAGTAAGGAAACATAAAGTAAAGAGCAAAGCAGATGTAATCGATTATGCGGTTTGCAATAACCTGCCTTCCCTGTTATGGCTGATCAATCTCGGCTGCATCGACATCAACCCGTGGAACTCGGTTACTTCAAACCCTGAGCAGCCTGATTATATCGCCATAGACCTTGATCCATCTGATGAAGACTTTAAAAAAGTGATAAGAACCGCGCAGGCGGCAAGGAAATATTTACAGGAAAAAGGTCTTGTTGCCTTTATTAAAACATCGGGCAAGACAGGTATGCATATATTCATCCCCTGCAAAGGTTTCACCTATCCGCAGGCGAGGCAGCTGGCAGAACATATCTGCGCTGAAATCCATAATAGGGTACCCCTGTTCACTACGCTTGAAGTTTCTGTGGAAAAAAGGGGTAAAAAGCTGTTTGTAGATTTCTCCCAGAACGATCAAGGCGATACACTTGCATCGGTTTACTCGGTGAGGCCGGCCAGGGAGCCTAATGTTTCTGCACCCCTGGAATGGAATGAACTTAACAACGATATCAAACCATCAGACTTTACAGTAGAAAATATGCTGGTAAGATTAAAGGAAAAAGGCGATCTATGGAAAGACCTGCAGAGTCTAAAGATCAAATCCAAAAACACAAAGATCTTGCGCCAACTATTTTAA
- a CDS encoding helix-turn-helix transcriptional regulator, producing the protein MSIQNIHYLESLLSAEQITALQKAAERHSQQSNMDFKIHSVDGNVIQVETSQDETSSGKYATRQMLVKRTEELLKKRLPGFEIQVTANAVLPAPTDVVNVSWIEKKMQQKGLRIKQIAFETGIDRESISDWITGKRSMGKTVKAMFYFYLSK; encoded by the coding sequence ATGAGCATACAGAATATCCATTACCTGGAATCCCTTTTAAGCGCAGAGCAGATTACAGCACTGCAGAAGGCAGCTGAACGCCATTCACAGCAGTCCAATATGGATTTTAAAATCCATTCGGTTGATGGCAATGTGATACAGGTGGAAACGAGCCAGGACGAAACATCCTCGGGGAAATATGCCACCCGGCAGATGCTTGTTAAACGTACCGAAGAACTGCTCAAGAAGCGGCTTCCGGGATTTGAAATACAGGTTACCGCAAATGCTGTTTTACCCGCTCCAACCGATGTGGTCAACGTTTCATGGATCGAAAAAAAAATGCAGCAAAAGGGACTACGGATCAAGCAAATTGCCTTCGAAACCGGAATTGACCGGGAAAGCATCTCTGACTGGATAACGGGCAAAAGATCTATGGGCAAAACCGTTAAGGCGATGTTCTATTTCTACCTGTCAAAATAA
- a CDS encoding YtxH domain-containing protein: MGFIKHALIGIAIYEGIKYLTKKDILGYSKLDELKEKAPGWIEKAKTATNDIKAGHLPEL, encoded by the coding sequence ATGGGATTTATTAAACATGCACTTATCGGCATCGCGATTTATGAAGGGATTAAATACCTGACTAAAAAAGACATACTGGGTTATTCTAAACTTGACGAGCTAAAGGAAAAAGCACCGGGGTGGATAGAGAAAGCAAAAACCGCCACAAATGACATAAAGGCCGGGCATCTGCCCGAGCTTTAA
- a CDS encoding PorP/SprF family type IX secretion system membrane protein: MFFVVAFTSLKVSAQLNPMGSAYFSNQYLINPAMAGLKEQLNLTAAIRQQFSSIPGSPFSQAFTADYGFTSRAAVALLVYNDRAGVLRNTHASGTFAYHLPLGASDKLSFGISLGVANDQINNSEVNGDINDPDLMDVNRRETYIDGDFGTAYTSGGLQVQIALPNMKHLFEKDSYEVADRSIFFSAISYRLTTGLGILEPKIAYRGIEGYHNIFDIGANLELEAGTIHKRP, encoded by the coding sequence ATGTTTTTCGTCGTCGCGTTTACCTCGTTAAAGGTTAGCGCGCAGCTTAATCCAATGGGATCCGCTTACTTTAGCAATCAATACCTTATTAACCCAGCCATGGCGGGGCTTAAGGAACAACTGAACTTAACCGCGGCAATAAGGCAACAGTTTAGTAGTATCCCCGGTTCTCCTTTTAGCCAGGCGTTTACCGCCGATTACGGGTTTACGAGCAGAGCTGCAGTGGCATTACTCGTATATAATGATCGGGCGGGAGTTCTTAGGAATACGCATGCCTCGGGGACATTTGCTTATCACCTCCCCTTAGGCGCTAGCGATAAGCTCAGTTTTGGGATTTCATTGGGCGTGGCAAATGACCAGATCAACAACTCTGAAGTAAATGGCGATATCAACGACCCGGACCTGATGGATGTAAATAGGCGCGAAACCTATATCGATGGTGATTTTGGAACTGCATACACCAGTGGAGGATTGCAGGTCCAGATTGCTCTGCCCAATATGAAGCACCTTTTTGAGAAAGACAGTTATGAAGTAGCAGATCGATCTATATTTTTTTCGGCCATTAGCTACCGTTTAACCACAGGCCTTGGTATACTTGAGCCGAAAATTGCCTATCGCGGCATCGAGGGCTACCACAATATCTTTGATATCGGGGCAAACCTAGAACTGGAAGCGGGCACCATACATAAGCGGCCTTAA
- the ligD gene encoding DNA ligase D produces MKIATYNINGINGRLAILLRWLARAGPDVVCLQELKCESGHFPEKAIKDAGYHAIWRGEKSWNGVAILSKEPIRQLREDLPGEDETFTHSRYIEGFTFGIVIGCLYLPNGNPYPGPKFDYKLRWFSRLSRHAKTLLNTGLPVMLVGDYNVMPTELDTYKPEKFKDNALFRTESREAYAALVNQGWTDAIRTLFPGERIYTFWDYLRNAYGRDAGLRLDHFLLNPLLAARLQKGGVDKEVRGWEKASDHAPVWIELGETAGAIEDQSQAIKTAGNSHKDKKSIKKSGTKSKIKNKTALAISNDIQELLDKAPTEKMPREIKAMKATQVDRPFNDPEWLYEIKWDGYRALAFVEKGKVELVSRNNLLYDQFSPINKILEGWDMDLVLDGEIVVLDEIGMPVFGALQNWRSEKELNLVFYVFDIIWYDKKLLTAYTLKERRSILEAVLPGQDGSIVRLSHFFDADGEAFYQTAKRMGLEGIIAKKADSTYTGDIRSRDWLKVKAKLRQEVIIAGYTQNEGSGKFFSALALGVYDSSGVLRYIGKVGTGFNDALQKDLLKRFAPLETSACPFDIEPDVDEPSRFRPRRLGAKPTWLLPELVCEVEFAEISRDGRLRQASFKGLRTDKDPMDVVLEIPALITDIVEEPNEYIDDSIQLVEKAKKSSLKLAGPKYTMPDKLLLEGKAETVEKKIDGHLIKFTHLNKLYWPEDGISKRDMFNYYDQVAPYMIPYLVDRPMSLNRFPGGIHGQSFYQKNVAETAPDWAHTMPHTNEKGEEKEYLLGYDRATLLWMATLGCIEMNPWFSRVSSPDHPDYCVIDLDPDKNTFEQVIETARVTHSVLDAMGVPSYAKTSGSTGIHIYIPLSAKYSYDQSQLFAQVVVKLVHRELPSYTTLERMISNRKGKMYLDFLQNRPGATIAGVYSLRPKPGATVSMPLDWEEVKPGLTMRHFTIHNAPDRLKETGDLFAGVLAEGIDMATAIAKARETFG; encoded by the coding sequence ATGAAGATTGCTACCTATAACATCAATGGTATAAACGGCAGGCTGGCTATACTCCTGCGTTGGCTTGCCCGGGCAGGGCCGGATGTGGTATGCCTTCAGGAACTCAAATGTGAAAGCGGCCATTTTCCCGAAAAAGCAATCAAAGATGCGGGTTACCATGCCATATGGCGCGGCGAAAAAAGCTGGAATGGCGTGGCGATCCTCTCCAAAGAACCCATCAGACAGCTAAGGGAGGATCTCCCGGGGGAAGATGAAACCTTTACCCATAGCCGCTACATCGAAGGATTTACCTTTGGTATAGTGATCGGATGCCTGTATCTTCCAAACGGAAATCCCTATCCCGGGCCAAAATTTGATTATAAACTCCGCTGGTTCTCGCGTCTCTCCCGGCACGCAAAAACTTTATTAAATACCGGCCTTCCCGTCATGCTCGTTGGGGATTATAACGTCATGCCAACCGAACTGGATACCTATAAGCCCGAAAAGTTCAAAGACAATGCCCTGTTTAGAACAGAAAGCAGGGAAGCCTATGCCGCGCTCGTAAACCAGGGATGGACCGATGCGATCAGGACACTTTTCCCAGGTGAGCGCATTTACACATTTTGGGACTACTTGCGCAATGCTTATGGCAGGGATGCCGGCCTGCGTTTAGATCATTTCCTGTTAAATCCACTTCTTGCAGCGCGTTTACAAAAAGGAGGCGTTGATAAAGAAGTCCGTGGTTGGGAGAAAGCCAGTGATCATGCGCCCGTCTGGATCGAACTCGGAGAGACTGCCGGGGCCATTGAAGACCAAAGCCAGGCCATTAAAACAGCTGGAAACAGTCATAAAGACAAAAAAAGTATCAAAAAGAGCGGCACTAAAAGCAAAATCAAAAATAAAACAGCCTTAGCAATAAGTAATGATATTCAGGAACTACTGGATAAAGCGCCCACCGAAAAAATGCCCAGGGAAATCAAAGCAATGAAAGCCACCCAGGTAGACAGGCCTTTTAATGATCCGGAATGGTTATACGAAATCAAGTGGGACGGCTACCGGGCGCTGGCCTTTGTAGAAAAAGGCAAGGTAGAGCTTGTATCGAGAAACAACCTGCTTTATGACCAGTTTTCTCCTATCAATAAAATACTGGAAGGCTGGGATATGGATCTTGTGCTGGATGGCGAAATTGTAGTGCTGGACGAAATCGGTATGCCCGTTTTTGGCGCCCTTCAGAACTGGAGAAGTGAGAAAGAACTCAACCTGGTATTTTATGTGTTCGATATCATCTGGTATGATAAAAAGTTGTTAACCGCCTATACCCTGAAAGAGAGAAGGAGTATCCTGGAAGCCGTATTGCCCGGGCAGGATGGCAGTATAGTAAGGCTCAGCCATTTTTTCGATGCAGATGGTGAGGCGTTTTATCAGACAGCCAAACGCATGGGACTTGAAGGCATTATTGCCAAAAAAGCCGATAGCACCTATACAGGAGATATCCGCTCACGCGACTGGCTAAAGGTTAAAGCCAAGCTCCGCCAGGAAGTAATCATCGCCGGCTACACGCAAAATGAAGGTTCCGGTAAGTTTTTCAGTGCTTTGGCCCTCGGGGTATATGATTCATCCGGCGTGCTGCGTTACATTGGCAAAGTGGGCACCGGATTTAATGATGCCCTGCAAAAAGATCTTTTAAAGCGCTTTGCGCCATTGGAAACAAGTGCCTGCCCCTTTGATATCGAACCCGATGTGGATGAACCTTCGAGGTTCCGCCCCCGCAGGCTCGGTGCAAAACCCACCTGGCTGCTCCCGGAGCTGGTATGCGAAGTGGAGTTTGCCGAAATCAGCCGGGACGGAAGGCTGCGACAGGCCTCTTTTAAGGGACTGCGTACCGATAAAGATCCTATGGATGTGGTACTGGAGATTCCCGCTCTTATCACAGATATAGTGGAAGAACCCAATGAGTATATAGATGATTCCATACAGCTTGTTGAAAAAGCAAAAAAAAGTTCATTAAAACTTGCCGGGCCAAAGTATACGATGCCGGATAAGTTGCTTCTTGAGGGCAAAGCTGAAACAGTAGAGAAAAAAATCGACGGGCACCTGATCAAATTTACCCACCTGAACAAACTTTACTGGCCGGAGGATGGGATCAGCAAAAGGGACATGTTCAATTATTATGATCAGGTAGCACCCTATATGATTCCTTACCTGGTAGACAGGCCAATGTCCCTGAACAGATTTCCGGGCGGCATCCATGGCCAGAGTTTCTATCAGAAAAACGTAGCAGAAACCGCTCCGGACTGGGCGCATACCATGCCACATACCAATGAAAAAGGGGAGGAGAAAGAATACCTGCTCGGATACGACCGCGCAACACTGCTCTGGATGGCCACACTTGGGTGCATAGAAATGAACCCCTGGTTCAGTCGCGTATCCTCACCAGACCATCCCGATTACTGCGTAATCGATCTGGACCCCGATAAAAATACTTTTGAACAGGTGATCGAGACAGCAAGGGTAACCCATTCGGTCCTGGATGCGATGGGCGTGCCTTCGTATGCAAAAACTTCAGGATCAACCGGTATCCATATCTATATCCCCCTGAGCGCAAAATACAGCTATGACCAATCACAATTATTTGCCCAGGTGGTAGTTAAACTCGTTCACCGTGAACTGCCATCCTATACCACACTGGAACGGATGATCTCCAACCGCAAGGGAAAAATGTACCTCGATTTTTTGCAGAACAGGCCAGGCGCCACCATTGCCGGCGTGTATTCCCTCAGGCCCAAACCAGGTGCCACCGTTTCCATGCCGCTTGATTGGGAAGAGGTGAAACCCGGTCTTACCATGCGCCATTTTACCATCCATAACGCACCGGATAGGTTAAAAGAAACCGGTGATCTTTTTGCAGGTGTTTTAGCTGAAGGTATCGACATGGCCACTGCCATCGCCAAAGCCAGGGAAACTTTTGGTTAA
- a CDS encoding error-prone DNA polymerase, producing the protein MEYTELQATSNFSFLRGASHPNELIDQAAAYGYKKIAITDRNTLAGIVRGYAAAKEKDIQIIPACRLDLLDGPSLLAYPTDREAYGRLSALLTKGNLRAEKGKCHLHKADVYEHAKGILFTIVMPGVLNRHFNFEDSFVKHISEYKEALSGQLYLSATRSYLGNDDKLIFRIRQLSDWYNIPVAATGDVHYHEPARRELQDILTCVREKCTIQEAGFRLHQNAERYLKPVEEMHRLFRKYPEAISNTMEISEACTFSLNELKYVYPEEINQSGHSPLEELEYLTWKGAHEFYGEVVPEKVVNMIHYEMAFVKQMDYANYFLFVEDIVREARSRGILCQGRGSAANSAICFVLGITSVNPMKFDVLFERFISPARNEPPDIDVDFEHERREEIIQYIYDKYGRDRAAIVATVTQQHQKGAIRDVGKAMGLSVDTINRLSSSIWEFTDEWFEGKRVTEQGLNPDDPHLKKTLELTRQMMGFPRQLGQHTGGFVVTQGKLTDLCPILNARMEDRTNIEWNKDDIDALGFLKVDVLALGMLTCIRKCFDLCRDHYGKQFTLANIPQDDPDVYDMICLADTLGVFQIESRAQMSMLPRLKPREFYDLVIEVAIVRPGPIQGDMVHPYLRRRNGEEPVVYPSKELEEILGRTLGVPLFQEQAMKIAIVAAGFTPAEADGLRRSMATFKFKGLVNQYEKKLIDGMLAKGYTLEFAKRIFKQLEGFGSYGFPESHAASFALLVYVSCWLKHYYPDVFAAALLNSMPMGFYQPAQIVIDAQKHGVEVREVDVNCSLWDNRLEEKSGKYFALRLGFREIKGIREDEMDILVNGRGDGYQTITALRDAGVSLGALEKLADADAFGSMGMDRRKALWEVSALQDMPVELFKGQVSESVLETQVSLPLMSKGEHVVQDYATVGLSLKAHPVSFVRAQLDMLNIRSCHAINNDATDGQLVKVAGLVLVRQRPGTAGGVCFITIEDETGFSNLVVFEKLFETYRKEILHARLLMVEGRLQREGQVVHVIVSRCFDFTKMLSKLVQREMDDLPVLTLARGDEKSAPYLAQNKRAQVREEVPKDAFHGGRNFK; encoded by the coding sequence ATGGAATACACTGAATTACAAGCCACTTCAAATTTCAGCTTCCTGCGCGGAGCTTCACATCCAAATGAGCTCATTGACCAGGCGGCGGCTTATGGCTATAAAAAAATTGCCATCACTGACCGCAATACCCTGGCAGGCATTGTACGGGGTTATGCTGCGGCTAAGGAAAAAGATATTCAGATCATCCCTGCCTGTAGGTTGGACTTACTGGATGGACCAAGCCTGTTAGCTTATCCGACAGACCGCGAAGCTTATGGTCGGCTTTCGGCACTGCTCACCAAAGGCAACCTCCGTGCGGAAAAAGGTAAATGCCACCTACATAAAGCGGATGTTTATGAACACGCCAAAGGCATACTTTTTACCATAGTCATGCCGGGTGTGCTGAACCGCCATTTTAATTTTGAGGATTCTTTTGTTAAACACATCAGTGAATATAAAGAAGCTTTATCGGGACAGCTTTATCTTTCTGCCACACGCAGTTACCTGGGCAATGATGATAAACTGATCTTTCGCATCCGCCAGCTTTCTGATTGGTATAACATCCCTGTTGCAGCAACAGGCGATGTACATTACCATGAGCCGGCACGCAGGGAATTACAGGATATTTTAACCTGTGTGCGTGAAAAATGCACCATCCAGGAAGCCGGTTTCCGTTTACACCAGAATGCAGAACGTTATTTAAAGCCGGTCGAAGAAATGCACCGCCTGTTCCGTAAATACCCCGAGGCGATCAGTAATACCATGGAAATATCAGAAGCCTGCACGTTTTCTTTGAATGAGCTTAAATATGTATATCCCGAAGAGATCAATCAAAGTGGCCACTCGCCGCTGGAAGAACTCGAATACCTGACCTGGAAAGGTGCGCATGAGTTTTATGGCGAAGTAGTTCCTGAAAAGGTAGTAAATATGATCCATTATGAGATGGCTTTTGTCAAACAGATGGATTATGCCAATTACTTTCTGTTTGTGGAGGATATCGTCCGGGAGGCACGCTCCCGGGGAATACTTTGCCAGGGGCGTGGATCTGCAGCGAATTCTGCAATCTGTTTTGTTCTGGGGATCACTTCGGTTAATCCGATGAAATTTGATGTGCTCTTTGAGCGCTTTATTTCTCCTGCCAGGAATGAGCCGCCGGATATTGATGTTGACTTTGAGCACGAGCGGAGAGAAGAGATCATCCAGTATATTTATGATAAGTATGGCCGTGACCGGGCGGCCATTGTAGCTACGGTCACTCAGCAACATCAGAAAGGGGCGATCAGGGATGTGGGCAAGGCCATGGGATTATCGGTGGATACGATAAACCGACTTTCCAGTTCGATCTGGGAATTTACCGATGAATGGTTTGAGGGAAAGCGGGTAACGGAGCAGGGCTTAAACCCCGATGACCCGCACCTGAAAAAAACATTAGAGTTGACCAGGCAGATGATGGGCTTTCCCCGTCAGCTCGGCCAGCATACAGGCGGATTTGTGGTGACCCAGGGCAAACTCACTGATCTCTGCCCGATCCTCAACGCCCGTATGGAAGACAGGACTAATATCGAGTGGAACAAGGACGATATTGATGCATTGGGCTTTTTAAAAGTGGATGTGCTGGCACTGGGCATGCTGACCTGTATCCGCAAATGTTTTGATCTTTGCAGGGATCATTATGGCAAACAGTTCACGCTTGCCAATATCCCCCAGGATGATCCCGATGTTTATGATATGATTTGTCTGGCGGATACGCTGGGTGTTTTTCAGATTGAAAGCCGGGCGCAGATGTCCATGCTCCCAAGGCTAAAGCCAAGGGAATTCTATGATCTTGTGATCGAGGTGGCCATTGTCCGTCCCGGACCGATCCAGGGAGATATGGTGCATCCTTACCTGCGAAGAAGGAATGGAGAGGAGCCGGTAGTATATCCCTCAAAAGAACTAGAGGAAATCCTGGGCAGGACCTTAGGCGTTCCGCTATTTCAGGAACAGGCCATGAAAATTGCGATTGTTGCGGCCGGTTTTACTCCTGCCGAGGCTGATGGTCTGCGGCGGAGTATGGCTACTTTTAAATTTAAGGGGCTGGTAAACCAGTATGAAAAGAAACTGATTGATGGCATGCTCGCAAAAGGTTATACCCTTGAATTTGCCAAACGCATTTTCAAACAGCTCGAGGGTTTCGGAAGTTACGGCTTCCCGGAAAGCCATGCCGCCAGTTTCGCCCTGCTGGTTTATGTATCCTGCTGGCTGAAACATTATTATCCTGATGTTTTTGCAGCAGCGCTTTTGAACAGCATGCCGATGGGGTTCTATCAGCCTGCACAGATTGTAATTGATGCGCAGAAGCATGGCGTTGAGGTGCGGGAAGTAGATGTGAACTGTTCTTTATGGGACAATAGGCTGGAAGAAAAGTCGGGAAAGTATTTTGCACTTCGTCTGGGATTCCGGGAGATTAAAGGGATCCGGGAGGATGAAATGGATATCCTGGTAAACGGGAGGGGAGATGGTTATCAAACAATCACTGCCCTGCGTGATGCGGGGGTATCACTTGGCGCTTTGGAAAAGCTGGCAGATGCGGATGCTTTCGGTTCCATGGGTATGGATAGGCGCAAGGCGCTTTGGGAGGTCTCTGCTTTGCAGGATATGCCTGTGGAGCTTTTCAAGGGGCAGGTCTCGGAAAGTGTATTGGAAACGCAGGTGTCGCTGCCGCTGATGAGCAAGGGTGAACATGTGGTTCAGGATTATGCTACTGTTGGTTTATCCCTGAAGGCACATCCGGTGAGTTTTGTGCGCGCCCAACTTGATATGCTCAATATCCGTTCGTGCCATGCGATCAATAATGATGCAACCGATGGGCAACTGGTAAAAGTAGCAGGTTTGGTCCTGGTCCGCCAGCGCCCCGGAACGGCTGGTGGGGTGTGTTTCATTACAATCGAAGATGAGACTGGGTTTTCCAATCTGGTGGTTTTTGAAAAGCTCTTTGAAACTTACCGGAAAGAGATCCTGCATGCGAGGCTCCTGATGGTGGAAGGCCGCTTGCAGCGGGAAGGGCAGGTCGTTCATGTGATTGTCAGCAGGTGTTTTGATTTTACCAAAATGCTGAGCAAACTCGTTCAAAGGGAAATGGATGATCTGCCGGTGCTGACCTTGGCCAGGGGAGATGAGAAGTCCGCTCCTTATCTAGCCCAGAACAAAAGAGCACAGGTCAGGGAAGAAGTGCCAAAGGATGCTTTCCATGGCGGCAGGAATTTTAAGTAA